From Spartinivicinus ruber, the proteins below share one genomic window:
- a CDS encoding DUF1848 domain-containing protein, with protein sequence MQSTTIKIIAPSSQASKPNYVSQSIVYIYKGRIVKILNNIEPGKVNSSNCFSFFKHCLKKQQSESQSHTTPFYIRNETGQWLRTSLLELLQLFQKKTTAVATLNTSDSLNNHKFKNYTIQYNTNNQIKQLTDQLSGCTEETLTDAEIISFYQLVKKLAKELPEGTEFQELTELLATQAKLQNLAIARELLKQQLYQQLSQFEQPGSSSEYQAQLRLSVGACLLGLDLLEGGVTFKAVFKVLTDDDTGILEIRAAGLKLSLAAGDKAIAEGVVGAQADCGTVYSDESLMAFVDRYVDSIMGALFTAATSKSIGQLMDWKRNQTYVELQQQALSSQYRLNNLLLKQGLPAQWVPELSQEKKIPMKMKLLTGKVAAGVQLFKRIFSSELSASRLKADIAKREPLVDSLKQDVLRLFRFDQHYYSKSIRDLSKLGCQQQVPFVDRAKQVLDKLVAEYQHYTELVQFCDYARANPKKIQPSHLAQAKKVKASIEAQRGTKGRVDYLKSVSISYVALLQLYLASCPAVQRQQYEQAYQAFEKQLRQPLFYVPLNKMIKQLSFPTRCQLLRNEYGGTLSLALPSENAGLSLNVTYTDTEQHPNYYRQGKFLDFTIKLDNQFNVENILSLIASDKTAFTSLDSILQSSRADSENNPATPGVTQQSILSQLRQTLSHVFDVGLELGASLECRFKQSVKGHWSLQFVRIKTQMGRAAMVPGLGVLVAPAVKAAVSAKAAEKQTVVRQEWLGSNTLSYLLPIYNTLHNTEQIERWQLFMQQHEKELKKMFIAIATPGTSIREETEKLLAKINNSDLELALFAKINDFKQHATANNYQEVLPIFNEFLESQKEVHLKLSEKVWHD encoded by the coding sequence ATGCAATCAACAACAATTAAAATAATTGCGCCGTCTAGTCAAGCATCAAAACCTAATTATGTTAGTCAATCAATTGTTTATATATATAAAGGCCGTATTGTTAAAATACTCAATAACATCGAACCAGGAAAAGTCAACAGCTCTAATTGTTTTTCCTTTTTTAAGCACTGCTTAAAAAAGCAACAAAGTGAATCTCAATCGCATACTACTCCTTTCTACATACGCAATGAAACTGGGCAATGGCTGCGAACAAGCTTATTAGAGCTATTACAGTTATTTCAGAAAAAAACCACGGCTGTCGCCACGCTTAATACCTCTGACTCTTTGAATAATCATAAATTCAAAAATTACACCATTCAATATAACACCAATAATCAAATAAAACAGTTAACTGATCAGTTAAGTGGATGTACGGAGGAAACATTGACTGATGCGGAAATTATCAGCTTTTATCAACTAGTAAAAAAATTAGCAAAAGAATTACCCGAGGGAACTGAATTTCAGGAGTTAACTGAGCTATTGGCAACACAAGCTAAATTACAAAACTTAGCCATTGCCAGAGAATTATTAAAGCAACAATTATACCAACAGTTAAGCCAGTTTGAGCAGCCAGGTAGTAGTAGTGAGTATCAGGCCCAGTTACGTCTATCAGTTGGAGCCTGTTTGCTGGGTTTAGACTTATTAGAAGGTGGTGTGACCTTCAAAGCTGTCTTTAAGGTGTTAACGGATGATGATACAGGCATTTTAGAAATACGTGCCGCTGGATTAAAACTCAGTTTGGCGGCAGGTGATAAAGCCATTGCTGAAGGGGTGGTCGGTGCCCAGGCTGATTGTGGGACTGTTTACAGTGATGAGTCGTTAATGGCTTTTGTTGATCGTTATGTGGACTCGATCATGGGAGCTTTGTTTACTGCTGCTACCAGCAAAAGTATTGGTCAGTTGATGGATTGGAAGCGCAACCAGACCTATGTTGAACTCCAGCAACAGGCATTATCAAGCCAGTATCGATTAAATAATTTATTACTCAAACAAGGCTTGCCTGCACAATGGGTACCAGAGCTATCTCAAGAAAAAAAAATCCCAATGAAGATGAAACTGCTGACGGGTAAAGTAGCGGCAGGGGTACAACTATTTAAACGAATCTTTAGTAGTGAGTTATCAGCTAGTAGGCTTAAAGCAGATATCGCAAAACGAGAACCTTTAGTGGATAGTTTAAAACAAGACGTGTTACGACTATTTCGTTTTGATCAGCATTATTACTCGAAAAGTATTCGAGACCTATCTAAACTGGGTTGTCAGCAACAAGTGCCCTTTGTTGATCGAGCTAAACAGGTATTGGACAAACTCGTGGCTGAATATCAGCATTATACTGAGTTGGTTCAATTTTGTGACTATGCTCGAGCTAATCCGAAAAAAATTCAACCCAGTCATTTAGCTCAAGCTAAAAAAGTAAAAGCGTCAATAGAGGCCCAGCGGGGGACAAAGGGCAGGGTTGATTATCTAAAGTCAGTATCAATTTCCTATGTAGCGTTATTACAGTTATATCTTGCTAGTTGCCCAGCAGTGCAACGACAACAATACGAGCAAGCTTATCAAGCTTTTGAAAAGCAATTAAGACAGCCACTTTTTTATGTGCCACTGAATAAAATGATTAAGCAACTGAGTTTTCCTACTCGTTGTCAGTTATTACGTAATGAATATGGAGGCACTTTATCATTGGCGCTACCTTCTGAAAATGCTGGCTTAAGTCTTAATGTCACTTATACAGATACAGAACAACACCCAAACTATTATCGGCAAGGTAAATTTTTAGACTTTACTATCAAGCTTGATAACCAGTTTAATGTTGAAAATATCTTATCATTAATTGCCTCTGATAAAACTGCCTTTACCAGTTTAGACTCTATTCTTCAATCCAGTCGCGCTGACTCTGAAAATAATCCAGCAACTCCAGGTGTCACTCAGCAAAGTATTTTATCTCAGTTAAGGCAGACCTTAAGCCATGTGTTTGATGTGGGATTGGAGTTAGGTGCTAGCCTAGAATGTCGTTTTAAACAGTCTGTTAAAGGTCATTGGAGTTTACAGTTTGTCAGAATAAAAACTCAAATGGGCCGTGCAGCAATGGTGCCTGGGTTAGGTGTTCTTGTCGCACCTGCTGTTAAAGCGGCAGTTAGTGCGAAAGCAGCTGAAAAACAAACAGTTGTAAGACAGGAATGGTTGGGTAGTAACACGCTAAGTTATTTATTGCCTATTTATAACACCTTACATAATACAGAGCAGATAGAGCGGTGGCAGTTATTTATGCAGCAGCATGAAAAAGAGCTGAAAAAAATGTTTATCGCTATTGCAACACCAGGGACGTCAATAAGAGAGGAAACGGAAAAGCTGCTAGCTAAGATTAATAATTCTGACTTGGAGTTAGCATTATTTGCTAAAATCAATGACTTCAAACAGCACGCAACTGCTAATAATTATCAGGAGGTGTTACCCATTTTTAATGAATTTTTAGAAAGTCAAAAGGAAGTTCATTTAAAACTGAGCGAGAAAGTGTGGCATGATTAA
- a CDS encoding GlsB/YeaQ/YmgE family stress response membrane protein has product MGIIAWIILGLIAGILAKWIMPGRDGGGFILTTLLGIAGALVGGYIGSLLGFGSVNSFSLQGIFIATGGAFLLLFLYRLINK; this is encoded by the coding sequence ATGGGAATTATTGCTTGGATCATTTTAGGATTAATTGCTGGTATACTTGCCAAGTGGATTATGCCTGGTCGAGATGGCGGCGGTTTTATTCTTACCACTTTATTAGGTATTGCAGGTGCATTAGTCGGTGGTTATATCGGTAGCCTCCTTGGTTTCGGTAGTGTAAACTCCTTTAGTTTACAAGGTATTTTTATTGCTACAGGCGGCGCATTTTTACTGCTGTTTTTATATCGACTTATTAATAAATAA
- a CDS encoding phosphatidylinositol-specific phospholipase C domain-containing protein → MRLIIVLLANIRLFISILFMLLYTSTVSAGAYSQSWLNRAIQLQIKLDISEPLGRSTFLYTHNSYNSKAYANLGSYWDPNHQLSIHQQLEYGIRAIELDTHWTLGTRAKKEILLCHGTNKHTGCSIFDRQLTATLKEISNWLRKPNHRDQLLMIYLEDHLDGHYQEALAALNQSFGDLIYRPSNCQTLPQTVSKQDILQQGKQVILVGGNCATPAWSSTVFKDHWTTENGSFSGYPLCTTKRFSAMEVANQLIRIYEDATWLTRHFGNPPPTITPQVMQNAVNCGLGLVGAEPLKEFDPRLYAAVWSWATDEPKANSTDQHCAIQGKNGRFYSEACTNHYPYSCRNRQTNHWQITTNEGSWSQGEHQCKQAFGPNYQFDVPRSGYQNLQLLNETSSKIVWVNYQDQNKQGMWLPGDYPMDLIDE, encoded by the coding sequence ATGCGTTTAATTATTGTCTTGCTAGCCAATATACGACTTTTTATCTCTATCTTGTTTATGCTGCTATACACCTCAACTGTATCGGCAGGGGCTTACTCACAAAGCTGGCTTAACCGTGCTATTCAGTTGCAAATCAAACTGGATATTAGCGAGCCTCTCGGTCGTAGTACTTTTTTATATACCCATAACAGTTACAATTCAAAAGCCTATGCAAACTTGGGTAGTTATTGGGACCCGAATCATCAATTAAGTATTCATCAGCAGCTAGAGTATGGTATCCGCGCTATTGAATTAGATACCCATTGGACCTTAGGCACCCGAGCAAAAAAAGAAATTTTATTGTGCCACGGTACCAATAAGCACACAGGATGTAGTATTTTCGACCGACAATTGACAGCCACTCTCAAAGAAATAAGTAACTGGTTACGGAAGCCTAACCACCGAGATCAGCTACTGATGATCTATTTAGAAGACCACTTGGATGGTCATTATCAGGAAGCATTAGCAGCACTCAACCAAAGTTTCGGCGACCTGATCTATCGCCCAAGTAACTGCCAAACGTTGCCCCAAACAGTCTCCAAACAGGATATTTTGCAACAAGGCAAACAAGTGATTTTAGTTGGGGGGAATTGTGCAACTCCTGCATGGAGCTCAACGGTTTTTAAAGACCATTGGACAACCGAAAATGGCAGCTTTAGCGGTTACCCGCTTTGCACGACCAAACGATTTTCTGCAATGGAAGTGGCGAATCAGTTAATCCGTATTTATGAGGATGCTACCTGGTTAACCCGCCACTTTGGCAATCCTCCACCCACAATCACACCTCAGGTAATGCAAAATGCAGTTAACTGTGGTCTCGGTTTAGTAGGCGCAGAACCATTGAAGGAATTTGATCCACGCTTGTATGCAGCGGTATGGAGTTGGGCAACCGATGAACCCAAAGCTAACTCAACCGATCAGCACTGCGCGATTCAAGGCAAAAATGGCCGTTTTTACTCTGAAGCATGTACTAACCATTACCCTTATAGTTGTCGTAATAGACAAACTAATCATTGGCAAATAACAACTAACGAAGGAAGCTGGTCTCAGGGAGAGCATCAGTGTAAACAAGCCTTTGGCCCTAACTATCAATTTGATGTACCTAGAAGTGGCTATCAAAACTTACAATTACTAAATGAAACAAGCAGTAAAATAGTATGGGTGAACTATCAGGATCAAAATAAGCAAGGAATGTGGTTACCGGGAGATTATCCTATGGATTTAATTGATGAATAA
- a CDS encoding OprD family outer membrane porin, which produces MHSSVVAVRNLSIFTAIALSLGLMSSACVGMEKSNGPVTMRYNNLFVNSNAAQRSEVFDLDEWVHGLELEFKSDYYFGFIGFDFTMGSASYVNGNNNSNSNGANNRGGGHGLVAQQQAVEGAEAAGFIEQPIASDSEFVFSSFSYEQLEAKSKEMQGCMLDPDNQAPQACQIEVPILETEEIDYLRQPQLSSDSSGSLSTISQAYTKLRFGDDTFNIGLHYGLQSVDIATFSTANSNVTASSIFGALITANWKNAQVYLTRFNKYHNRRSSQLLSNLESYDRQSKIKHIDILGLNYQLAPGLTGQLEYGKAGDQLAKYFAKLFYITELNSDVAILFDARYGQAQGKNGFGYYDWLSFNNAQMFTYVRYEDYKSRYINLTSALHTRHGKLYLGYNKTYDADWAGGYFYDDEGTFNSTLALHKNFNHKNEGAWVLGFDYDFAEASLPGLTLSMHYARGSRPDEMLLIEQDEKNVATELGGYLSYTIQTGLLEGLGLGWYYANHKGLENSERVNRLLVTYDLLEF; this is translated from the coding sequence ATGCATTCTAGTGTGGTAGCCGTAAGAAATTTATCGATTTTCACTGCAATAGCTTTATCATTAGGTTTAATGAGTAGCGCTTGTGTTGGTATGGAGAAAAGCAATGGACCTGTTACAATGCGTTACAACAACTTGTTTGTTAATAGTAATGCAGCTCAACGCAGTGAAGTATTTGACTTGGATGAATGGGTTCATGGTTTAGAGCTGGAATTTAAGTCCGATTATTATTTTGGTTTTATTGGATTTGATTTCACCATGGGGAGTGCCTCTTATGTAAATGGCAACAATAACAGTAACAGTAACGGAGCAAATAATAGAGGTGGTGGCCATGGGCTAGTCGCTCAGCAGCAGGCAGTTGAAGGAGCTGAAGCAGCGGGTTTTATAGAGCAGCCTATAGCGAGTGATAGCGAATTTGTCTTTTCGTCTTTTAGTTATGAACAACTTGAGGCAAAAAGTAAGGAAATGCAGGGTTGTATGTTGGATCCTGATAATCAAGCCCCTCAAGCTTGTCAAATAGAAGTTCCTATTTTAGAAACAGAAGAGATTGATTATTTACGTCAACCTCAATTGAGTAGTGACAGTAGTGGTAGTTTATCTACTATTTCACAGGCTTATACTAAACTGCGCTTTGGCGATGACACTTTTAATATTGGTTTACATTACGGTTTGCAAAGTGTCGATATAGCCACCTTTTCGACAGCAAACTCCAATGTTACAGCCAGTTCTATCTTTGGTGCGTTAATTACTGCTAATTGGAAAAATGCCCAAGTTTATTTGACTCGTTTTAATAAATACCACAATCGTCGCTCTAGCCAGTTATTAAGCAATTTAGAAAGTTATGATCGCCAGAGTAAAATTAAGCACATTGATATTCTGGGCCTTAACTATCAATTAGCACCGGGTCTAACCGGGCAGCTTGAGTATGGCAAAGCCGGTGATCAGCTTGCAAAATATTTTGCCAAACTGTTTTATATCACTGAGCTTAACAGTGACGTTGCTATTTTATTCGATGCACGTTATGGCCAAGCGCAAGGCAAAAATGGTTTTGGTTATTATGACTGGCTATCTTTTAATAATGCCCAAATGTTCACCTATGTGCGGTATGAAGACTACAAAAGCCGTTATATTAATTTAACGAGTGCTTTACATACCCGCCATGGCAAACTTTATTTAGGCTATAACAAAACCTATGATGCTGATTGGGCAGGAGGGTATTTCTACGATGATGAAGGTACCTTTAACTCAACTTTGGCACTGCATAAAAACTTTAACCATAAAAATGAAGGTGCCTGGGTGTTGGGGTTTGATTACGATTTTGCAGAGGCTTCACTACCGGGCTTAACTTTAAGTATGCATTATGCCCGTGGTTCTCGACCTGATGAAATGCTATTAATTGAACAGGATGAAAAGAATGTCGCAACAGAGTTAGGTGGCTATCTGTCTTACACTATCCAGACTGGGTTATTAGAAGGGCTTGGCTTAGGCTGGTACTATGCTAACCACAAAGGGCTTGAAAACAGCGAGCGGGTTAACCGGTTGCTAGTCACCTACGATTTACTTGAGTTTTAA
- a CDS encoding diguanylate cyclase, producing MKQRISRLFEFSINAFINHPLITLAVTFTMATIVILWHLEHLANEQIQTTALDNAQSYSQALTEFRTLYTSEVVVIAQTHGIKVSHDYRTKADAIPLPATLSMLLGNRLGGKQGGIKSRLYSKYPFPWREISGGLSDAFAKSAWQYLQNNPNQPYYRFEEVDGRASLRYASADLMRPSCINCHNSHPDSPKNDWRVGDVRGVLEVVIPIETHMLLTNSMLRQSFILISSILVCCLICITLALRKLRLRQLETNDYAVAIVETNKKLEAEITTRKQAETELRRLSLVDPLTELSNRRYFDEVFKREWKRAVRHQKSLAIIMIDIDHFKLYNDHYGHQAGDQCLRLVAKALNALTMRETDSIARYGGEEFVVILPGTDKVGALKVAETMREGIENLHIHHEFSPTNDSVTISAGVASVLPSVKASHFDLLKEADQAMYQAKQAGRNCVKVKDGSVILLEPGNHKSK from the coding sequence ATGAAACAGCGTATTTCCAGGTTGTTTGAGTTTTCTATTAATGCATTTATCAATCATCCATTAATAACCTTGGCAGTCACTTTTACCATGGCCACCATCGTCATCTTATGGCATTTGGAGCACCTGGCTAATGAGCAAATCCAGACGACGGCGTTGGATAATGCGCAATCTTACTCTCAGGCTCTTACGGAATTTCGTACCTTATATACTTCTGAAGTGGTGGTAATCGCACAAACCCATGGTATTAAGGTTAGCCATGATTATAGAACCAAAGCGGACGCAATTCCTCTTCCTGCAACGCTAAGTATGTTATTGGGAAATCGCCTTGGGGGGAAACAAGGTGGCATAAAAAGTCGGCTTTATAGTAAATATCCTTTTCCCTGGCGTGAAATTTCTGGTGGGCTAAGTGATGCTTTTGCTAAGTCAGCCTGGCAATACTTACAAAACAATCCCAATCAGCCTTATTATCGCTTTGAAGAGGTGGATGGTCGAGCCTCTTTACGCTATGCTTCTGCTGATTTAATGCGGCCAAGCTGCATCAACTGTCACAATTCCCATCCTGATAGTCCTAAAAATGATTGGCGAGTAGGTGATGTGAGAGGGGTTTTGGAAGTGGTTATTCCAATAGAAACTCATATGCTACTTACTAATAGTATGCTCAGGCAGTCGTTTATTCTCATCAGTAGTATCTTAGTTTGTTGTCTTATCTGTATTACGTTGGCACTTCGTAAATTGCGACTACGCCAGCTTGAAACGAATGATTATGCAGTCGCTATTGTAGAAACGAATAAAAAGCTTGAAGCAGAAATTACTACTCGCAAGCAAGCTGAGACTGAATTACGACGATTGTCGCTTGTGGACCCACTGACTGAACTCAGTAATCGTCGCTATTTTGATGAAGTATTTAAAAGGGAGTGGAAACGAGCTGTTCGTCATCAGAAAAGTCTGGCCATTATTATGATCGATATTGATCATTTTAAGTTATACAACGACCATTATGGCCATCAAGCAGGCGACCAATGTCTTCGGTTAGTCGCTAAAGCTCTCAACGCTTTGACTATGCGTGAAACAGATTCCATTGCCCGTTATGGTGGTGAGGAATTTGTGGTGATATTACCAGGCACTGATAAAGTTGGTGCGTTGAAAGTGGCAGAAACGATGCGAGAGGGAATTGAAAATTTACATATTCACCATGAGTTTTCTCCGACCAACGATAGTGTAACTATAAGTGCAGGTGTTGCTAGTGTCTTACCTTCGGTTAAGGCAAGCCATTTTGACCTATTAAAAGAAGCCGATCAAGCAATGTATCAAGCCAAGCAAGCGGGGCGAAACTGCGTCAAAGTAAAAGACGGCTCAGTAATTCTCCTGGAACCTGGTAATCATAAATCTAAGTGA
- a CDS encoding DUF58 domain-containing protein, giving the protein MRQFKPSQSFLYFLLLFAGLGLAQAVSSQFWPNVLPWFSQLLLAGLLIISLLAIADVLSSKQAPTLTITRQLPHNLALSNPVSVEVLIHHKSRQRQQIQLYDHVPSQFNFAGLPLTIELLPGKYSIAHYQVTPHQRGPARFEQVEVSIRSQLGLWEMQFIYPVTTEVKIYPNFATVTGYNLLANSHHTSQLGIRKQQRRGEGMDFHQLREYRPGDPLRQVDWKATARRLSLISKEYQDERDQQILILLDSGKRMRIQDGQLTHFDHALNSLLLLALVALKQGDVVGMMSFGQSNRWVPGIKGTGNINMLLNNFYDLYPDEQPTDYIAAAEDLMTRQRKRALVVLVTNLRDEDTQDLVAAIKLLRRKHLVLLVNLQETAIQQINHQPISDFSDALRYLGAYQYLTERSATVDKLVAEGALTLDCTPQEMMARLVNHYLDIKRSGRL; this is encoded by the coding sequence ATGAGACAGTTTAAGCCTAGTCAGTCATTTCTGTATTTTTTGCTTTTATTTGCTGGGCTGGGATTAGCTCAAGCTGTTAGTAGTCAGTTTTGGCCTAATGTATTGCCTTGGTTTTCCCAGCTATTATTGGCTGGTTTGTTAATTATTAGTCTGTTGGCCATAGCTGATGTGCTTTCATCCAAACAAGCTCCCACACTCACTATTACCCGACAATTGCCTCATAATTTAGCCCTGTCCAACCCCGTTAGCGTTGAAGTTTTGATTCACCATAAAAGCCGGCAACGGCAGCAAATACAGCTTTATGACCATGTACCTAGTCAATTTAATTTTGCTGGGTTGCCTTTAACCATAGAATTACTTCCAGGTAAATACTCCATTGCCCATTATCAAGTCACCCCTCATCAACGAGGGCCAGCACGATTTGAGCAAGTAGAAGTCAGTATCCGCTCCCAATTGGGTTTATGGGAAATGCAATTTATTTACCCAGTAACGACCGAAGTGAAAATTTACCCCAACTTTGCCACCGTCACTGGCTATAATCTATTAGCCAATAGCCATCATACTTCTCAACTGGGGATACGTAAGCAACAACGTCGGGGAGAAGGCATGGACTTTCATCAACTAAGAGAGTACCGACCTGGAGACCCTCTACGACAAGTAGATTGGAAAGCCACTGCAAGACGGTTGTCGCTTATCTCAAAAGAATATCAAGATGAGCGAGACCAACAAATACTCATCCTGTTGGATAGTGGAAAACGAATGCGCATTCAGGATGGCCAACTAACCCATTTTGATCACGCGCTAAACTCCTTATTGTTACTTGCTTTAGTCGCATTAAAACAGGGTGATGTAGTAGGTATGATGAGTTTTGGGCAAAGCAATCGGTGGGTACCTGGGATTAAAGGCACCGGCAATATAAATATGTTGCTTAATAACTTCTATGATTTATACCCTGATGAACAGCCTACTGACTATATTGCAGCTGCGGAAGATTTAATGACCCGCCAGCGTAAACGGGCTTTAGTTGTATTAGTTACCAACCTGCGCGATGAAGATACCCAAGATCTGGTGGCTGCCATCAAATTACTACGCCGAAAACACTTGGTATTATTGGTCAATTTACAAGAAACCGCTATACAACAAATTAACCACCAACCCATCAGCGATTTTTCCGATGCCCTGCGATATTTAGGTGCTTATCAATATTTAACTGAACGCAGTGCAACCGTTGACAAATTAGTAGCAGAAGGAGCCTTAACTCTTGATTGTACACCACAAGAAATGATGGCCCGTTTAGTGAACCACTATCTAGATATTAAACGCAGTGGCAGGCTTTAA
- a CDS encoding AAA family ATPase, which translates to MTQAPNANLEQTQAYELTQQIQQQLNNVVIGQPEVVNQVLIGLLAGGHILIEGVPGLGKTLLVRSLAKTFNGHFSRIQFTPDLMPTDITGHALFNMQSREFEIRKGPVFTNLLLADEINRAPAKTQAALLEVMQEKQVTIEGDSFAVSAPFMVLATQNPIEQEGTYPLPEAELDRFMMKVFINYPAADQELAMVAKLSAPSKEDYLAQVKSILTAEAVINLQHLTNQVTTDTSVLDYAVRIVRTTRDWPGISRGAGPRASLFIVQAAKANALLNSRNFITPDDIKTLALPILRHRVLLSADRELEGVTADQALAELLAQVDAPRQ; encoded by the coding sequence ATGACACAAGCACCCAATGCCAATCTGGAGCAAACCCAAGCCTATGAGCTCACCCAACAAATTCAACAACAGCTGAACAATGTTGTGATTGGTCAGCCTGAAGTGGTTAACCAAGTATTAATTGGTTTATTAGCAGGTGGCCATATTTTAATTGAAGGGGTACCTGGCTTGGGTAAAACCTTACTGGTGCGGTCTTTAGCCAAAACGTTTAATGGCCACTTCAGTCGTATTCAATTTACTCCCGATTTAATGCCAACGGATATTACTGGGCATGCCTTGTTTAATATGCAATCCAGAGAGTTCGAAATTCGCAAAGGCCCAGTTTTTACTAATTTATTATTAGCCGACGAAATCAACCGGGCTCCAGCAAAAACCCAAGCCGCATTACTGGAAGTCATGCAGGAAAAACAAGTAACTATTGAGGGGGACTCTTTTGCAGTATCCGCTCCATTTATGGTGCTTGCCACACAGAACCCTATTGAACAAGAAGGCACTTATCCGTTACCAGAAGCCGAGCTTGACCGGTTTATGATGAAAGTTTTTATTAATTATCCCGCTGCTGACCAAGAATTAGCCATGGTTGCTAAGCTATCAGCACCATCTAAAGAAGATTATCTGGCTCAAGTTAAGTCGATCTTAACAGCTGAAGCTGTGATTAATCTACAACACCTGACGAATCAAGTAACAACTGACACCAGTGTGTTGGATTATGCTGTTCGTATTGTGCGTACTACCCGAGACTGGCCAGGTATTTCCCGAGGCGCTGGTCCCAGGGCCAGCTTGTTTATTGTGCAAGCAGCTAAAGCTAATGCGCTACTAAATAGTAGAAATTTCATCACGCCTGATGATATCAAAACCCTAGCCTTACCTATCCTTCGCCATAGGGTATTATTAAGTGCTGACCGGGAATTGGAAGGAGTGACCGCTGACCAGGCATTAGCAGAATTACTTGCCCAAGTGGATGCTCCTCGACAATGA
- a CDS encoding DUF4350 domain-containing protein yields the protein MAKSTKIILAIILLLIIASAGWLLIHIEWQQREIDLGYSKAAKQNHYLALQQFLAKQGINATVKQGLAGVDKMSGYGTVILSQAYSSLDKQRTQRLLKWVKMGGHLIMEAHNPFIHDLATKKDTIFSQFNVTVIDDESVDDNLEERLQSLAATLDQAKGKRQKNCRGYGLLGEIKIKGLTNPLTIDFSNDRLLSAPLDNAYGWVTAETNDNLVRMVQFQYGDGLISFMGSLKLWRNPYISCEDNAFLLTQLIDPKGDLTLFKNQDSDSLFTKLWQWAPYFIIGFGLWLIAWLWHQGIRFGPIKHYQPYEIRQIVEHIEAASRLCWQQQQIAEQVDQLRKAILTQYADKHPGFKQLSASEQTQHIAKDTHLADALIEHSLFSPVSRKEVEFTQQLKGLQQIRNGL from the coding sequence ATGGCTAAGTCAACTAAAATCATCCTGGCAATTATTCTCCTATTAATCATTGCAAGTGCTGGCTGGTTATTGATTCATATTGAGTGGCAACAACGAGAAATTGATTTAGGCTATTCCAAAGCAGCCAAACAAAATCACTACCTGGCGTTACAACAATTTCTTGCTAAACAAGGCATTAATGCCACTGTCAAACAAGGCTTAGCAGGTGTTGATAAAATGTCTGGTTATGGCACTGTTATTCTTTCTCAGGCATACAGTTCATTAGATAAACAACGGACCCAACGATTACTGAAATGGGTTAAAATGGGTGGCCATTTAATTATGGAAGCCCATAATCCTTTTATTCATGATTTGGCCACTAAAAAAGACACTATCTTCAGTCAATTTAATGTTACTGTTATTGACGATGAATCAGTGGATGATAACCTGGAAGAACGCCTTCAATCTTTAGCCGCGACCCTAGATCAGGCTAAAGGAAAACGCCAAAAAAATTGCCGTGGTTATGGATTATTAGGCGAAATTAAAATTAAAGGCCTAACCAACCCCCTTACCATTGATTTTTCCAATGATCGATTATTAAGTGCACCTCTAGATAACGCTTATGGCTGGGTGACGGCTGAAACAAATGATAATTTAGTGAGAATGGTTCAATTCCAATATGGCGATGGCTTAATCAGCTTTATGGGTAGCCTAAAATTATGGCGTAACCCCTATATCAGTTGTGAAGATAATGCTTTTTTACTCACTCAGCTAATTGATCCCAAAGGAGATTTAACCCTATTTAAAAATCAGGATAGCGATTCATTATTTACCAAGTTATGGCAATGGGCGCCTTATTTTATAATTGGCTTTGGCTTATGGCTGATCGCCTGGTTATGGCATCAAGGCATACGTTTTGGCCCCATAAAGCATTATCAGCCTTATGAAATACGACAGATTGTTGAGCATATTGAAGCGGCCAGCCGATTATGCTGGCAACAACAACAAATTGCTGAGCAAGTGGATCAGCTAAGAAAAGCAATTTTAACCCAATACGCAGATAAGCACCCTGGTTTTAAACAGCTAAGTGCCTCCGAACAAACTCAACATATTGCTAAAGATACCCATCTAGCAGATGCCCTGATTGAACACAGCTTATTTTCACCAGTCTCCCGAAAAGAAGTTGAATTTACCCAACAGTTAAAAGGGCTACAACAAATTAGGAACGGTTTATGA